In a genomic window of Nesterenkonia halotolerans:
- a CDS encoding sugar transferase, with protein MTAPSGPASAREWHNSYGMRLLVTDIAIIAGVLGAVHGLLLQGHHPVGVTLGLGALWVLGLSLGRSRDWKQIGAGLTEYRRVLVGTFVTFGVFFVAVVVFNLDVPREHTIVSLPLGAAGLLLGRHLWRRYLLDRWRHGEWTHRVVVVGDPRKVRHVVSAVEGSKTSTGATVTATYTEGLVHADGGVTDPGRTVARIIDVVTRSAADLVMLTETDFLPPESVRELGWALEALNVNLVVVPSLSEIAGSRIESHMVGGVPMLYVAYPRMSSMGRVTKRAFDIVVSATALLLLAPLLLVIAVWVKLDSSGPVLFRQERVGIDHSRFSMLKFRSMVVDAEKHLSMLQTLSEGNGVLFKMRKDPRVTRVGAVLRRLSFDELPQFYNVLRGDMSVVGPRPPLPQEVEAYDDTTHRRMLVKPGITGLWQVAGRSDLSWEESVRLDLYYVENWSLMGDIVIVMRTAQAVVGGSGAY; from the coding sequence ATGACAGCCCCGTCAGGTCCAGCCTCCGCCCGAGAGTGGCACAACAGCTATGGGATGCGCCTGCTCGTCACGGACATCGCCATCATCGCCGGAGTCCTCGGAGCCGTGCACGGTCTCCTGCTCCAAGGCCATCATCCAGTGGGCGTGACCCTCGGCCTGGGCGCGCTGTGGGTCCTCGGGCTCAGTCTCGGCCGTTCCCGAGACTGGAAGCAGATCGGCGCGGGACTCACCGAGTACCGGCGGGTCCTCGTCGGGACCTTCGTGACCTTCGGCGTCTTCTTCGTCGCGGTCGTCGTCTTCAACCTTGACGTGCCCCGAGAGCACACCATCGTCTCGCTGCCGCTGGGAGCCGCTGGTCTGCTTCTGGGCAGGCATCTGTGGCGGCGGTATCTTCTGGACCGGTGGCGCCACGGCGAGTGGACGCACCGCGTCGTCGTCGTCGGCGATCCTCGGAAGGTGCGGCACGTGGTCTCTGCGGTGGAAGGGTCCAAGACCTCCACCGGGGCCACGGTCACCGCGACCTATACCGAGGGCCTGGTGCATGCGGATGGCGGTGTCACCGACCCGGGGCGGACCGTCGCCCGCATCATCGATGTGGTCACGCGCAGCGCTGCGGATCTGGTCATGCTCACCGAGACCGATTTTCTGCCTCCCGAATCGGTCCGCGAACTGGGATGGGCGCTCGAGGCCCTGAACGTGAACCTGGTCGTGGTGCCCTCGCTCTCCGAGATCGCGGGTTCGCGGATCGAGTCGCACATGGTCGGCGGCGTCCCGATGCTCTACGTCGCCTACCCGCGGATGTCGAGCATGGGGCGAGTCACCAAGCGCGCCTTCGACATCGTCGTCTCCGCCACGGCGCTGCTGCTGCTCGCGCCGCTGCTGCTGGTGATCGCAGTCTGGGTGAAGCTCGACAGCTCAGGGCCGGTGCTCTTCAGGCAGGAGCGCGTCGGGATCGACCACTCCCGCTTCTCGATGCTGAAATTCCGTTCGATGGTGGTGGACGCAGAGAAGCACCTCTCGATGCTGCAGACCCTCTCCGAGGGAAACGGTGTGCTCTTCAAGATGCGCAAGGATCCTCGCGTCACGCGGGTCGGTGCGGTGCTGCGCAGGCTCAGCTTTGATGAGCTGCCGCAGTTCTACAATGTGCTGCGCGGTGACATGTCGGTCGTGGGCCCCCGTCCGCCCCTGCCCCAAGAGGTGGAGGCCTACGATGACACGACCCACCGGCGCATGCTGGTCAAGCCCGGGATCACCGGGCTGTGGCAGGTCGCCGGCCGGTCGGATCTCAGCTGGGAGGAGAGCGTGCGCCTGGATCTGTACTACGTGGAGAACTGGTCGCTGATGGGAGACATCGTGATCGTGATGCGCACGGCACAGGCCGTCGTCGGAGGGTCCGGCGCCTACTAG
- a CDS encoding energy-coupling factor ABC transporter ATP-binding protein, with product MDNPSSVTTTLDAAAFDVDTSDGGRRRILHPVTLNLPEHRIAVIGANGSGKSTLLRLIAGLVAPSSGSVQLSPAGVRTGFIFANPQAQLIMPVVGEDIAFSLRSSITSAAQRRQRSREILDTMGLGDREESSIYDLSSGERQKVALAGVLAAEPELVLADEPTTLLDLRSTVEFTQMLMNLTPPMIVATHDLGLAARAQRVLVFDHGHLVADGPPGVAIPYYRELAGADGPASSAPER from the coding sequence GTGGACAACCCTTCCAGTGTAACGACGACCCTGGATGCAGCCGCATTCGACGTCGACACCTCAGACGGCGGCAGGCGACGCATCCTGCACCCGGTGACCCTCAATCTGCCCGAACATCGCATCGCTGTGATCGGCGCCAATGGGTCGGGCAAGTCCACCTTGCTGCGGCTCATCGCCGGGCTCGTGGCGCCCAGCTCGGGATCGGTCCAGCTCAGCCCGGCCGGCGTGCGGACCGGATTCATCTTCGCGAACCCGCAGGCGCAGCTGATCATGCCTGTGGTCGGTGAGGACATCGCCTTCTCGCTGCGCAGCAGCATCACCTCGGCAGCGCAGCGTCGTCAGCGCAGCCGTGAGATCTTGGACACCATGGGCCTGGGTGACCGTGAGGAGTCCAGCATCTACGACCTCTCCTCCGGTGAGCGGCAGAAGGTGGCGCTGGCCGGAGTCCTCGCCGCGGAGCCCGAACTGGTCCTCGCCGATGAGCCCACCACGCTGCTGGACCTGCGCAGCACGGTGGAGTTCACCCAGATGCTGATGAATCTGACTCCGCCGATGATCGTGGCCACCCACGACCTCGGCCTGGCGGCGCGGGCCCAGCGGGTGCTGGTCTTCGATCATGGCCACCTGGTCGCCGATGGTCCGCCGGGAGTGGCGATCCCCTACTACCGCGAGCTCGCCGGAGCCGATGGTCCGGCGTCGTCCGCGCCTGAGCGCTAG
- a CDS encoding ABC-F family ATP-binding cassette domain-containing protein, with product MISVSNLELRAGARLLMDEVAFRIDSGDKVGLVGRNGAGKTTLTKVLAGLTQPAAGHVERRGSIGYLPQDPKIDDMEQLSRDRILAARELDVISTKLRQAEQDMASTDDAVRDKAMTQYAKVQTRFDAAGGYSAEAEAAMICNNLDLPERILTQPLKTLSGGQRRRVELARILFSDADTLLLDEPTNHLDADSIVWLRDHLQSYAGGVLMISHDVDLIESTVNKVFYLDGNRMTLDVYNMGWKKYLVQRDQDAARRKREYANAEKKASQLRFQAEKMRAKATKAVAAQSMLKRADRMMAGLEGERAAERVANIRFPAPASCGKTPLMAEGLSKSYGSLEIFTGLDLAIDRGSRVVILGYNGAGKTTLLRLLAGAAEADSGRVISGHGLKLGYFAQEHDTLDTESSVLENMKTAAPFLNDTDQRKILGSFLFSGDDVSKPAAVLSGGEKTRLALASLVASSANVLLLDEPTNNLDPASREEILAALRTYEGAVVLVSHDPGAVEALSPDRVLLLPDGEEDIYTKDYEDLITLA from the coding sequence TTGATCAGCGTATCCAATCTTGAACTCCGCGCCGGAGCGCGCCTGCTGATGGACGAGGTCGCGTTCCGCATCGATTCGGGAGACAAAGTCGGCCTCGTCGGGCGCAACGGCGCCGGCAAGACCACGCTGACCAAGGTCCTCGCGGGGCTGACCCAGCCTGCCGCCGGACACGTGGAGCGCCGGGGGAGCATCGGCTATCTGCCGCAGGACCCGAAGATCGATGACATGGAGCAGCTCTCCCGCGACCGGATCCTCGCCGCCCGGGAACTTGACGTCATCTCCACCAAGCTTCGCCAGGCAGAGCAGGACATGGCCAGCACCGACGATGCGGTCCGCGACAAGGCGATGACCCAGTACGCCAAGGTGCAGACCCGGTTCGACGCCGCCGGGGGCTACTCCGCAGAGGCCGAGGCCGCCATGATCTGCAACAACCTGGACCTGCCCGAGCGCATCCTGACCCAGCCGCTGAAGACGCTCTCCGGTGGTCAGCGCCGCCGCGTCGAGCTCGCCCGGATCCTGTTCTCAGACGCTGACACCCTGCTGCTCGATGAGCCCACGAACCACCTGGATGCAGATTCCATCGTCTGGCTGCGTGATCACCTGCAGAGCTACGCCGGGGGAGTCCTGATGATCTCCCACGACGTGGACCTCATCGAATCCACCGTGAACAAGGTGTTCTACCTCGACGGCAACCGGATGACGCTCGACGTCTACAACATGGGCTGGAAGAAGTACCTGGTCCAGCGCGACCAGGACGCGGCTCGGCGCAAGCGCGAGTACGCCAACGCGGAGAAGAAGGCCAGCCAGCTGCGCTTCCAGGCGGAGAAGATGCGCGCCAAGGCCACGAAGGCCGTGGCCGCCCAGTCCATGCTCAAGCGAGCCGACCGCATGATGGCAGGACTGGAGGGCGAGCGCGCCGCAGAGCGCGTGGCAAACATCCGCTTCCCCGCGCCGGCCTCCTGCGGAAAGACCCCGCTCATGGCGGAAGGCCTTTCGAAGTCCTACGGCTCGCTGGAGATCTTCACCGGACTGGACCTCGCGATCGACCGCGGCTCCCGCGTGGTCATCCTGGGCTACAACGGTGCCGGCAAGACCACGCTGCTGCGCCTGCTGGCCGGCGCCGCCGAGGCGGACTCCGGCCGGGTGATCTCCGGGCACGGTCTCAAGCTCGGCTACTTCGCCCAGGAGCACGACACACTGGACACCGAGAGCTCCGTGCTGGAGAACATGAAGACCGCCGCGCCCTTCCTCAATGACACCGATCAGCGGAAGATCCTCGGCTCGTTCCTGTTCTCCGGCGATGATGTGAGCAAGCCCGCTGCGGTGCTCTCCGGCGGCGAGAAGACCCGCCTGGCCCTGGCCTCGCTGGTGGCCTCGAGCGCGAACGTGCTGCTGCTGGATGAGCCCACGAACAACCTGGACCCCGCAAGCCGCGAGGAGATCCTCGCTGCACTGCGCACCTACGAGGGCGCCGTGGTCCTGGTCAGCCACGACCCCGGAGCGGTGGAGGCGCTGAGCCCCGACCGGGTGCTGCTGCTGCCCGACGGCGAGGAAGACATCTACACCAAGGATTACGAGGACCTCATCACACTGGCCTGA
- a CDS encoding SURF1 family cytochrome oxidase biogenesis protein — MTRYRFLLTPTWLGWLAICTLFAVACVFLGQWQIDRREASLEEINRIVSNYDADPVPYSNARELFDAAEADDEWTVVELTGEYLEDDSRLVRNRAHRGSVGYESLVPFSVAGTDDVVIIDRGWLPTDSSDGSRPEYSPAPPEGEVDLVARIRPAEPAINRGAPEGQLASIDLQEYQDELGYSLLTGGYGLMAEESPAPETAPRQLTRPSMEEGPHLSYSMQWLTFGLLGFIGWGYAARIHARNRDFDEAEAAASGATPHAVSEDGGPVHAASAVPAQDRVREANRRRRMTSGRLSDEDLEDAWVDQRLGR; from the coding sequence ATGACTCGCTACCGCTTTCTGCTGACCCCCACCTGGCTCGGATGGCTCGCCATCTGCACGCTCTTCGCCGTGGCCTGCGTGTTCCTGGGCCAGTGGCAGATCGATCGCCGTGAGGCCTCGCTGGAAGAGATCAACCGCATCGTCTCCAACTACGACGCCGACCCGGTCCCGTACTCGAATGCCCGAGAGCTCTTCGACGCGGCCGAGGCCGACGACGAATGGACCGTGGTCGAACTGACCGGCGAGTACCTCGAGGACGACTCCCGGCTTGTCAGGAATCGGGCGCACCGCGGCTCCGTGGGCTATGAATCGCTGGTGCCCTTCTCCGTAGCCGGCACCGATGACGTGGTGATCATCGACCGCGGGTGGCTGCCCACTGACAGCTCGGATGGTTCCCGCCCGGAGTACTCCCCCGCGCCGCCCGAGGGCGAGGTCGATCTTGTGGCTCGCATCCGGCCCGCCGAGCCGGCGATCAACCGTGGAGCACCCGAGGGACAGCTGGCCTCGATCGATCTCCAGGAGTACCAGGATGAGCTTGGCTACAGCCTCCTCACCGGCGGCTATGGGCTCATGGCCGAGGAGTCGCCCGCCCCAGAGACCGCGCCCCGACAGCTGACCCGTCCCTCCATGGAGGAGGGACCCCATCTGTCGTATTCGATGCAATGGCTCACCTTCGGCCTGCTCGGCTTCATCGGCTGGGGCTATGCCGCGCGGATCCACGCCAGGAATCGGGACTTCGACGAGGCAGAGGCTGCAGCGAGCGGGGCGACCCCGCATGCCGTCTCCGAGGACGGCGGCCCGGTACATGCCGCTTCCGCGGTGCCCGCGCAGGATCGAGTGCGGGAGGCCAATCGGCGTCGCCGGATGACGAGCGGACGGCTCTCGGACGAGGACCTCGAGGACGCCTGGGTCGACCAGCGACTGGGCCGCTGA
- a CDS encoding acetone carboxylase has product MDLLNSLGRAGAQPGPQTPECSRKGCRNPADWQVLWNNPKIHDPDRRKVWLACDEHRAWLENFLAQRLFWRSTEPLAEQDSSTDVPDDEPRIDP; this is encoded by the coding sequence ATGGATCTGCTCAACAGCCTGGGACGCGCCGGCGCGCAGCCAGGCCCGCAGACCCCGGAGTGCTCTCGGAAGGGCTGCCGAAACCCCGCAGACTGGCAGGTGCTCTGGAACAACCCCAAGATTCATGACCCTGATCGGCGCAAGGTCTGGCTCGCCTGCGACGAACACCGCGCGTGGTTGGAGAACTTCCTCGCCCAGCGGCTGTTCTGGCGCAGCACCGAGCCCCTGGCCGAGCAGGATTCCAGCACGGACGTTCCGGACGACGAGCCCCGGATCGATCCATGA
- a CDS encoding DUF3099 domain-containing protein: MSDQVHSITDAPQKHSDEQHGRMVRYAVSMAIRMVCFILAVILQNWMTWVLLALAVVLPYVAVTTANVGGDRYMRRSESEDLESPSLLGTSHEDAPPAVDRQWWEDEEDARDEDADSEGYAAQPEVIAGELEDPDDAEDTDEEQDERR, encoded by the coding sequence GTGAGCGATCAGGTCCACTCGATCACTGATGCACCGCAGAAGCACAGTGACGAGCAGCACGGGAGAATGGTCCGCTATGCGGTGTCGATGGCCATCCGCATGGTGTGCTTCATCCTGGCGGTGATCCTGCAGAACTGGATGACCTGGGTTCTCCTCGCCCTCGCGGTGGTTCTGCCCTACGTGGCCGTGACCACGGCGAATGTCGGTGGTGATCGATATATGCGGCGCAGCGAGTCTGAAGATCTCGAGTCCCCCTCCCTGCTGGGCACCTCCCACGAGGACGCCCCGCCGGCGGTTGACCGCCAGTGGTGGGAGGACGAGGAGGACGCCCGGGATGAGGACGCCGACTCCGAGGGCTATGCCGCGCAGCCCGAGGTCATCGCGGGAGAACTCGAGGACCCCGACGACGCCGAAGACACCGACGAGGAACAGGACGAACGCCGCTGA
- the fabG gene encoding 3-oxoacyl-ACP reductase FabG — protein MNARSVLITGGNRGIGRAIAEAFIANGDKVAVTTRNGDAPEGALGVAADVTDSASVDSAFTQVEEAHGPVEILVANAGITRDTLLMRMSEEDFTDVLDTNLTGAFRVLKRASKGMIRMKKGRVVLISSVVGLYGSPGQINYASSKSGLIGMARSLTRELGGRGITANVVAPGFVRSDMTDALDEATQAKYLQNIPTGRFAEAEEVAAVVRWLASAEASYISGAVIPVDGGLGMGH, from the coding sequence ATGAACGCACGCAGCGTATTGATCACCGGCGGAAACCGCGGCATCGGGCGCGCCATCGCCGAGGCGTTCATCGCCAACGGTGACAAGGTCGCCGTGACCACGCGCAACGGGGACGCCCCCGAGGGTGCGCTGGGCGTGGCGGCGGACGTCACCGATTCCGCCTCTGTGGACTCCGCGTTCACCCAGGTGGAAGAGGCCCACGGCCCGGTGGAGATCCTCGTGGCGAACGCGGGAATCACCCGCGACACGCTTCTGATGCGGATGAGTGAAGAGGATTTCACCGATGTCCTCGACACCAATCTCACCGGCGCCTTCCGCGTGCTCAAGCGGGCCTCCAAGGGCATGATTCGGATGAAGAAGGGCCGCGTGGTGCTGATCTCCTCCGTGGTGGGCCTCTACGGCTCTCCTGGCCAGATCAACTACGCCTCCTCAAAATCGGGCCTCATCGGGATGGCCCGCTCACTGACCCGTGAGCTCGGCGGCCGCGGCATCACCGCCAATGTGGTGGCACCTGGTTTCGTCCGCTCGGACATGACCGATGCGCTGGATGAGGCCACCCAGGCCAAGTACCTGCAGAACATCCCGACCGGTCGCTTCGCCGAGGCCGAGGAGGTCGCCGCAGTCGTGCGCTGGCTCGCTTCCGCCGAAGCCTCCTACATCTCCGGAGCGGTGATCCCGGTCGACGGTGGTCTCGGGATGGGCCACTGA
- a CDS encoding SDR family oxidoreductase, with the protein MTQQDLAGTGAIVTGSSRGIGAATAALLGARGAGVVINYRQKAPRAKKVVAGIEEAGGRAVAVGADLTEEAGAQALVDAAVENFGSLDLLVLNASGGMESGRGEDYALMLNRDAQVQMARAAIQVMSKGSQIVFVTSHQAHFIKQTATMDSYEPVARSKRAGEDALLELIPELDAKGITLTVVSGDMIEGTITATLLERAEPGAIASRREAAGRLYSVEEFAAEIASLVGRDDLEQGHTELVGGAEDFLAANS; encoded by the coding sequence ATGACACAGCAGGACCTGGCCGGAACCGGCGCCATCGTCACCGGATCCTCCCGCGGCATCGGTGCCGCCACCGCAGCGCTGCTCGGCGCCCGAGGCGCGGGCGTCGTGATCAACTACCGGCAGAAGGCGCCCCGGGCCAAGAAGGTGGTGGCCGGCATCGAGGAGGCCGGTGGTCGCGCCGTCGCCGTCGGAGCGGACCTGACCGAGGAGGCCGGGGCGCAGGCCCTGGTGGACGCCGCGGTGGAGAACTTCGGCTCGCTGGATCTGCTCGTGCTCAACGCCTCCGGCGGCATGGAGTCCGGGCGCGGCGAGGACTACGCGCTGATGCTCAACCGCGACGCCCAGGTCCAGATGGCGCGCGCAGCGATCCAGGTGATGTCCAAGGGCAGCCAGATCGTGTTCGTCACCAGCCACCAGGCGCACTTCATCAAGCAGACCGCCACGATGGACTCCTACGAACCCGTGGCTCGATCTAAGCGAGCCGGGGAGGATGCGCTCCTGGAGCTGATCCCGGAGCTCGACGCCAAGGGCATCACGCTCACCGTGGTCTCGGGCGACATGATCGAAGGCACCATCACAGCGACGCTGCTCGAACGCGCCGAACCTGGTGCGATCGCCTCACGCCGTGAAGCCGCGGGTCGGCTCTACAGCGTGGAGGAGTTCGCAGCGGAGATCGCCTCTCTGGTGGGACGCGATGACCTGGAGCAGGGCCATACCGAGCTCGTCGGCGGTGCCGAGGATTTCCTGGCGGCGAACAGCTAG
- a CDS encoding M56 family metallopeptidase, whose protein sequence is MTILAACLAALALVLAISVPRLLREANFRSRSPWAAMLLWQAIALAGGVSMVGAPMVYGLGPFGDSVPAAASKVLGLMAAADFAALTDLGVHPGHIFALCLSVLLGGHLLLTLLLTYIRVLGQRRRHRDVVRLLSTPVDGNQAATLGRHLNLSAELGDAHVLEHEAPLAYCLPGRTNAGSVTVLSRGLLNQLSEAELGAVVAHEKTHLQQRHHFLTMAFEAWYRALPWLPTTRHGRAAVTELTEMLADDGALRAHTRGDLLRALALSTAGPDHQDVLRGRTQTVEESRAAAAAEIAGGDETGADSTSGDATESTLITTARLRRLLAPPAPLSRPALGGVIGIAAALVLVPAAALLLGA, encoded by the coding sequence GTGACCATCCTCGCCGCATGCCTCGCCGCCCTGGCCCTCGTGCTGGCGATCTCTGTGCCGCGGCTGCTCCGCGAGGCGAACTTCCGGTCCCGCTCCCCCTGGGCAGCGATGCTGCTGTGGCAGGCCATTGCGCTGGCCGGAGGCGTCTCCATGGTCGGCGCCCCGATGGTCTACGGCCTCGGGCCATTCGGAGATTCGGTGCCCGCCGCCGCTTCCAAGGTGCTGGGACTCATGGCCGCCGCAGATTTCGCGGCTCTGACGGACCTTGGAGTACATCCGGGACACATCTTCGCGCTGTGCCTGAGCGTTCTGCTGGGCGGGCACCTGCTGCTGACCCTGCTGCTGACCTATATCCGGGTGCTGGGCCAGCGACGCCGTCACCGTGATGTGGTGCGCCTGCTCTCCACACCGGTGGACGGAAACCAGGCCGCCACACTGGGGCGGCATCTGAACCTCTCCGCAGAGCTGGGCGACGCCCATGTGCTCGAGCACGAGGCCCCGCTGGCCTACTGCCTGCCCGGACGCACGAACGCCGGGTCCGTGACGGTGCTCTCCCGCGGGCTGCTGAACCAGCTCTCGGAGGCCGAGCTGGGCGCCGTCGTCGCGCATGAGAAGACCCATCTGCAGCAGCGCCACCACTTTCTCACCATGGCCTTCGAGGCCTGGTATCGCGCGCTGCCCTGGCTGCCCACCACGCGGCACGGCCGCGCCGCGGTGACGGAGCTGACCGAGATGCTGGCCGACGACGGCGCTCTGCGCGCCCATACGCGTGGTGATCTGCTGCGCGCACTGGCGCTGAGCACGGCCGGCCCGGATCACCAGGACGTCCTTCGCGGGAGAACTCAGACTGTCGAGGAGAGCCGTGCCGCGGCCGCAGCCGAGATCGCGGGCGGCGACGAGACCGGCGCTGACTCCACGAGCGGCGACGCCACGGAGTCCACGCTGATCACCACGGCACGGCTGCGCAGGCTGCTGGCGCCCCCGGCGCCGCTGTCCCGGCCAGCCCTCGGGGGCGTGATCGGCATCGCCGCAGCACTGGTGCTGGTGCCTGCGGCGGCGCTGCTGCTGGGCGCCTGA
- a CDS encoding BlaI/MecI/CopY family transcriptional regulator, with protein sequence MATLGGLERSVMGLLWDSAESLSANDVRDRLGEDLAVTTVLTVLSRLERKEMVRRERSTRPHRYSATASREEHTVEMLNEVLGTAGDREAVLARFIGTIPDSEAAALRRLLQN encoded by the coding sequence ATGGCCACTCTCGGAGGACTTGAGCGCTCGGTCATGGGCCTGCTCTGGGACAGCGCCGAATCCCTCAGCGCCAATGACGTGCGTGATCGCCTGGGTGAGGATCTGGCCGTGACCACGGTGCTGACAGTGCTCTCCCGGCTCGAGCGCAAAGAGATGGTCCGGCGCGAGAGGTCCACGAGGCCCCACCGCTATTCGGCCACCGCCTCCCGCGAAGAGCACACCGTGGAGATGCTCAACGAGGTCTTGGGCACCGCAGGGGATCGTGAGGCCGTGCTGGCCAGGTTCATCGGGACCATCCCCGATTCCGAGGCCGCCGCGCTGCGCCGCCTGCTGCAGAACTGA